A window of Campylobacter pinnipediorum subsp. pinnipediorum contains these coding sequences:
- the mreC gene encoding rod shape-determining protein MreC, translated as MKTKIIFFIFIALLVVFSIKKGSSISSVSVGLSNFVVNVYIDITKTIKDKINEHFRQVDEIQTLRTQNLELEHSATLLSTFANELNQILQDKKSSSYMPKVALVKSLSYVNISDYNKIWISRFRDYNSSKIYGLMYQGRSAGIVVPKENKPMALLQNDPKSIFSVYIGDEKIPGVAHGNKHGIIIKYIPQWLSLKVGDEVFTSGLDGIFFSGVPVGKITKIYEESSYQSAIVEPYVKVNIPSYLYVVIKEK; from the coding sequence ATGAAGACTAAGATTATTTTTTTTATCTTTATTGCTTTATTGGTTGTATTTTCAATAAAAAAAGGTTCAAGCATAAGCAGTGTTTCTGTTGGCTTGAGCAATTTTGTTGTTAATGTCTATATTGATATTACAAAGACTATTAAAGATAAGATAAACGAACATTTTAGACAGGTTGATGAAATCCAAACCCTAAGAACTCAAAATTTAGAGCTTGAGCATTCAGCAACCTTGCTATCAACTTTTGCAAACGAATTAAATCAAATTTTACAAGATAAAAAATCAAGTTCTTATATGCCTAAAGTCGCTTTAGTTAAGAGTTTGAGTTATGTAAATATAAGTGATTATAATAAAATTTGGATTAGCAGATTTAGAGATTATAATTCTTCAAAAATTTATGGGCTTATGTATCAAGGCAGAAGTGCTGGTATAGTTGTTCCAAAAGAAAATAAACCTATGGCTTTATTGCAAAATGATCCAAAAAGCATATTTTCTGTATATATAGGAGATGAAAAGATACCTGGTGTTGCTCACGGTAACAAACATGGAATAATTATTAAGTATATACCTCAGTGGCTTTCTTTAAAAGTTGGAGATGAGGTTTTTACAAGTGGGCTTGATGGTATATTTTTTAGTGGTGTTCCCGTCGGAAAAATAACCAAAATTTATGAAGAAAGTTCTTATCAGAGTGCCATCGTAGAACCTTATGTTAAGGTTAATATACCAAGCTATTTATATGTTGTTATAAAGGAAAAATAA
- a CDS encoding rod shape-determining protein, with amino-acid sequence MILDQLIGFFSSDMGIDLGTANTLVLVKDKGIIINEPSVVAVQRERYGKQKILAVGHAAKEMVGKTPGDIEAIRPMRDGVIADFDMTEKMIRYFIEKTHKRKSFLRPRIIISVPYGLTQVERKAVRESALSAGAREVFLIEEPMAAAIGANLPIKEPQGSLIVDIGGGTTEIGVVSLGGLVISKSIRTAGDKMDASIVNYIKEKYNLLIGERTGEDIKISIGSAVQLERELNIVVKGRDQMTGLLSRIELTSEDVREAMREPLKEIADALKTVLEMMPPDLAGDIVENGIVLTGGGALIRGLDRYLSDIVKLPVSIADEPLLAVAMGTGKALGEIGLLQQLTNED; translated from the coding sequence ATGATTTTAGATCAATTAATTGGTTTTTTTTCAAGTGATATGGGTATAGATTTAGGCACTGCAAATACTTTAGTGCTTGTTAAAGACAAAGGAATAATCATAAACGAACCATCAGTTGTTGCAGTTCAAAGAGAGAGATATGGCAAGCAAAAAATATTAGCTGTAGGTCATGCTGCAAAAGAGATGGTTGGAAAAACCCCAGGCGATATTGAGGCAATAAGACCTATGAGAGATGGTGTTATTGCTGATTTTGATATGACTGAAAAAATGATTAGATATTTTATAGAAAAGACGCACAAAAGAAAGAGTTTTTTAAGACCTCGTATTATTATATCTGTTCCTTATGGACTTACTCAGGTTGAAAGAAAGGCCGTTAGAGAGAGTGCATTAAGTGCTGGTGCAAGAGAGGTTTTTTTGATAGAAGAACCAATGGCTGCAGCAATAGGCGCAAATTTACCCATAAAAGAGCCACAAGGAAGTCTTATTGTTGATATAGGCGGGGGGACTACCGAGATAGGAGTTGTTTCGCTTGGTGGTTTAGTTATTAGCAAATCAATAAGAACAGCTGGAGATAAGATGGACGCTAGCATTGTAAATTATATAAAAGAAAAATATAATTTATTAATCGGCGAAAGAACTGGCGAAGATATAAAAATAAGTATAGGCTCAGCTGTTCAGCTTGAAAGAGAACTTAATATTGTCGTAAAGGGCAGAGACCAAATGACTGGTTTGTTAAGTAGGATAGAGCTTACAAGTGAAGATGTAAGAGAAGCTATGAGAGAGCCGCTAAAAGAGATAGCAGATGCTTTAAAGACAGTTCTTGAAATGATGCCACCTGATTTAGCTGGGGATATTGTTGAAAATGGTATAGTTTTAACTGGGGGCGGTGCTTTGATAAGAGGACTTGATAGGTATCTATCTGATATAGTCAAACTTCCTGTTAGTATAGCAGATGAGCCACTTTTAGCAGTTGCTATGGGGACAGGTAAAGCTTTAGGGGAGATAGGACTGCTTCAACAGTTAACCAATGAAGACTAA